A stretch of Nitrospira sp. DNA encodes these proteins:
- the rpsI gene encoding 30S ribosomal protein S9: protein MAVVTQYATGRRKCAVARAWVTGTAGDITVNEKPLEKAFPRLTLRQIIQLPLEMAGMMGKYSINATVYGGGPTGQAGALRHAIARALVTMTPAFRTPLKKEGLLTRDSRVKERKKYGQKGARKRFQYSKR, encoded by the coding sequence ATGGCAGTGGTCACACAGTACGCAACAGGCAGACGTAAATGCGCGGTCGCACGGGCCTGGGTTACCGGCACGGCGGGCGACATCACCGTGAACGAGAAGCCCCTTGAAAAGGCCTTCCCGCGGCTCACCCTCCGGCAAATTATCCAGCTTCCGCTGGAAATGGCCGGCATGATGGGCAAATACTCAATCAATGCGACCGTCTACGGCGGCGGCCCGACCGGCCAAGCCGGCGCCCTTCGCCATGCGATCGCGCGAGCCCTCGTAACCATGACCCCGGCCTTCCGCACGCCTTTGAAGAAAGAAGGCCTCTTGACGCGCGACTCACGCGTGAAGGAACGGAAGAAGTACGGTCAGAAGGGTGCTCGTAAGCGCTTCCAGTACTCCAAGCGCTAA
- the argC gene encoding N-acetyl-gamma-glutamyl-phosphate reductase yields MTKTLRVAIAGASGYAGAELVRLAAAHPAYEITAVTSEKSSGQKVAAVFPSLAGLVSHTFEALAPEALAERADAIFLALPHTKSQDPVALCRKAGKLVVDLSADYRLKDVTAYEQWYQAPHTHPEMLNDAVYGLPELHREAIAKARLVASPGCYPTAAILQLAPLFAKGLVQPGTVVIDAKSGISGAGRSPALPYHFPEAHESLEPYKIGQHRHIPEIEQELSGLLAKTGGNAGAVTIAFTPHLVPMNRGILSTAYCKLHKPMSLPDLRALYRDFYSGERFVRLHEESVPNPRYIKGSNYCDIGVYADQRAGWVVTVAAVDNLVKGAAGQAIQAMNLMMGIAEETGLTAPGAYP; encoded by the coding sequence ATGACGAAAACCCTTCGCGTCGCAATTGCCGGAGCCAGCGGCTATGCCGGAGCAGAGCTGGTTCGCCTCGCGGCCGCCCATCCGGCCTACGAGATCACCGCCGTGACGTCGGAAAAATCATCCGGACAGAAAGTCGCGGCGGTCTTCCCCAGCCTCGCCGGGCTGGTATCGCATACGTTTGAAGCCTTGGCACCAGAAGCACTGGCAGAACGCGCCGATGCCATCTTCCTGGCGCTTCCCCACACGAAATCGCAGGACCCGGTGGCGCTGTGCCGGAAGGCTGGAAAGCTCGTGGTCGATCTCAGCGCCGATTACCGGCTCAAAGACGTGACGGCCTACGAACAGTGGTATCAGGCGCCGCATACCCATCCCGAGATGCTGAACGATGCGGTCTACGGACTTCCGGAACTGCACCGCGAGGCGATCGCCAAGGCGCGGCTGGTGGCCTCTCCCGGCTGCTATCCAACGGCCGCCATCCTCCAGCTGGCCCCGCTCTTCGCGAAAGGCTTGGTCCAGCCAGGCACCGTGGTGATCGACGCCAAGTCCGGCATTTCAGGCGCAGGACGCAGTCCGGCCCTGCCCTACCACTTTCCCGAAGCCCACGAATCGCTGGAGCCCTACAAGATCGGCCAGCACCGGCACATTCCTGAAATCGAACAGGAATTGTCCGGCCTCCTGGCTAAAACGGGAGGGAACGCCGGTGCCGTGACGATCGCCTTCACACCCCATCTCGTCCCGATGAATCGAGGGATCCTGAGCACGGCCTATTGCAAATTGCACAAGCCGATGTCCCTTCCGGACTTGCGCGCGCTCTACCGAGACTTCTACAGCGGCGAACGGTTTGTCCGCCTGCATGAAGAGTCCGTGCCCAACCCCCGGTATATCAAGGGATCGAACTACTGCGATATCGGGGTCTATGCCGATCAGCGGGCCGGGTGGGTCGTCACGGTTGCAGCCGTCGATAATCTGGTCAAAGGCGCGGCGGGCCAAGCGATTCAAGCCATGAATCTCATGATGGGCATCGCCGAAGAAACCGGCTTGACGGCTCCGGGTGCATACCCCTAA
- the ccsA gene encoding cytochrome c biogenesis protein CcsA encodes MAVVCFMVTMGIYFIATISFLAYLLRRSEALSKVSLGITAAGFVVHTIALVARMFASSAPSPPSVHEALSFFSWMLILVFLAVEFRHRIHVLGSFIVPLALVSLVSAAALPDTVPTLQPVFRTLWLHVTLSMLGTVGFAIAFVAGVMYLIQDRLLKSKRFNVLYAKLPALDFLDHLNQQSIVMGFPLLTLGIVTGAISAEFAKGAYLSWNPEQTWALVTWLFYFVVLLGRLTVGWRAKRAAYLTVIGFAGVILTLVGVVLKSYGTVS; translated from the coding sequence ATGGCAGTCGTCTGCTTCATGGTGACAATGGGGATCTATTTCATTGCCACCATTTCGTTTCTTGCCTATCTTCTCCGACGCTCTGAGGCCTTGTCAAAGGTGTCGCTTGGGATTACCGCGGCCGGATTCGTGGTGCATACCATTGCGCTAGTGGCGCGGATGTTCGCGAGTTCAGCTCCGTCTCCGCCCAGCGTCCATGAGGCGCTGTCCTTTTTCTCCTGGATGCTGATCCTTGTGTTTTTGGCCGTCGAATTCCGCCATCGCATCCATGTGCTGGGATCGTTCATCGTGCCGCTGGCGCTGGTTTCGCTCGTTTCCGCCGCCGCGCTGCCGGATACCGTTCCCACCTTGCAGCCGGTCTTTCGGACGTTGTGGCTGCATGTCACGCTGAGCATGTTAGGGACTGTCGGCTTTGCCATCGCGTTCGTCGCGGGTGTGATGTATCTCATTCAGGACCGCCTTCTCAAGTCGAAGCGATTCAATGTGTTGTATGCCAAGCTGCCGGCCCTGGATTTTTTGGATCACCTTAATCAGCAGTCCATTGTCATGGGGTTTCCGCTGCTGACGCTCGGCATCGTCACTGGCGCGATTTCGGCTGAGTTTGCCAAGGGGGCGTATCTGAGCTGGAATCCTGAGCAGACCTGGGCCTTGGTCACATGGCTGTTTTATTTCGTGGTGCTGCTGGGACGGTTGACGGTGGGCTGGCGTGCCAAGCGGGCGGCCTATTTGACCGTGATTGGATTTGCCGGAGTTATTTTGACGTTGGTGGGAGTGGTGCTCAAGAGCTACGGGACGGTGTCGTGA
- a CDS encoding ribosomal RNA small subunit methyltransferase I — protein sequence MVEKNRPRQQPGILFIVGVPIGHPDDITVRALQTLRRADIVASEDPAATQILLQHHGLSANLTSYGPRHLQEKISVLLDRLRQGNNVAFVSDCGSPVISDPGSLLVDAAHRQHLPVQSVPGPSAVTAAMAASGWPGDAFYFHGQLPDGAGPLKQWLASILTHTGPSIFFCPSQSLPAAVGTLAQLNPNRPMTVACDLTTPRELILRGTAPKICAMIQEMNPPEAVTIILGEQPAGKKQRAAARKHLTR from the coding sequence ATGGTGGAAAAGAACAGGCCACGTCAGCAGCCAGGAATCCTGTTTATCGTCGGCGTTCCCATCGGACATCCCGACGACATCACCGTCCGTGCGCTCCAGACTCTCCGCCGCGCCGACATCGTGGCATCCGAGGACCCGGCCGCCACACAAATCCTCCTGCAGCACCACGGCCTCTCGGCCAATCTGACAAGCTACGGCCCCAGGCATCTACAGGAAAAAATCTCCGTCCTTCTTGATCGGCTCCGGCAAGGAAACAATGTGGCCTTCGTCTCGGATTGCGGTTCTCCCGTCATATCCGACCCCGGTTCTCTCCTGGTCGACGCCGCACACCGTCAACACCTCCCCGTACAATCAGTGCCCGGTCCTTCGGCGGTCACGGCCGCGATGGCCGCATCCGGCTGGCCTGGAGATGCCTTTTATTTCCACGGGCAGCTTCCGGATGGCGCAGGCCCCCTCAAACAATGGCTCGCCTCCATCCTCACTCACACCGGGCCCAGCATCTTCTTCTGCCCATCACAGTCCCTGCCGGCTGCCGTAGGAACACTCGCCCAACTCAATCCGAACCGGCCCATGACCGTGGCCTGCGACCTTACAACGCCACGAGAACTGATTCTCAGAGGGACCGCACCGAAGATATGCGCAATGATTCAAGAGATGAATCCGCCAGAAGCCGTGACGATCATCCTGGGAGAGCAACCAGCGGGAAAGAAGCAGAGAGCGGCCGCACGCAAACACCTGACTCGCTAG
- the alr gene encoding alanine racemase, which produces MSTTSPGSPTSATIDLAALAHNVTQFSRFLSPGCAIMAVVKANAYGHGAVEVSRALIRQGIARLAVVSLDEGIALRQAGITVPIVVLGPLFPHQTDDLFAHRLTPVISDRAILPALAKRAAVLQTPYPVHLKVETGMGRLGLAADDAIALVTTEPWPSGLHLEGLMTHFADADGATNDQTQQQLTLFTRVLTTLAAQGITAPLIHAANSGGAVRVPGAQFSLVRPGIMLYGYHTLPHTVPAPDLQPVLTLKTCIAQLRTVPPGGTVSYNATFIAKRATRVAVLPIGYADGYSRRLSNRGEVLVQSRRARVIGTVCMDMIMVDVTDIPGVAVGDEVVLIGRQGQDAISAADVADWTGTIPYEVLCAIGPRVPRVYQHEAAAPSRSIRIG; this is translated from the coding sequence GTGTCCACTACTTCACCCGGCTCCCCCACTTCCGCGACGATCGATCTCGCCGCCCTCGCGCATAATGTCACACAATTCAGCCGGTTCCTCTCGCCGGGATGCGCGATCATGGCCGTCGTCAAAGCCAATGCCTATGGCCATGGGGCCGTCGAGGTCTCCCGCGCACTGATTCGGCAGGGCATCGCCCGCCTGGCGGTCGTCTCCCTCGATGAAGGCATCGCGCTCCGGCAGGCCGGCATCACCGTGCCCATCGTGGTACTGGGTCCGCTCTTTCCACACCAAACAGACGACCTCTTCGCCCACCGGCTGACGCCCGTAATCAGCGATAGAGCCATCCTCCCGGCGCTCGCCAAACGCGCCGCCGTGCTCCAGACTCCCTACCCTGTCCATCTGAAGGTTGAGACAGGCATGGGCCGCCTGGGATTGGCCGCCGATGACGCGATTGCACTTGTGACAACAGAGCCATGGCCGTCAGGCTTGCACCTCGAAGGATTGATGACGCATTTTGCGGATGCCGATGGCGCAACCAACGACCAGACCCAACAGCAGCTGACCCTCTTCACACGCGTGCTCACGACACTCGCGGCACAAGGCATCACGGCGCCACTCATCCATGCGGCCAATAGCGGCGGCGCCGTGCGTGTTCCTGGCGCGCAGTTCTCGCTGGTCCGGCCCGGCATCATGCTCTATGGCTATCACACCCTGCCTCACACCGTACCAGCCCCTGATCTACAGCCGGTCCTGACCCTCAAAACCTGCATAGCGCAACTGCGCACGGTTCCACCAGGCGGCACCGTCAGCTACAACGCCACCTTCATTGCGAAGAGAGCCACGCGCGTCGCCGTCCTGCCGATCGGCTATGCCGACGGATACAGCCGCCGCCTCTCGAACCGCGGAGAAGTCCTCGTGCAAAGCCGGCGCGCCCGCGTAATCGGCACGGTCTGCATGGATATGATCATGGTCGATGTGACCGACATCCCCGGTGTGGCCGTGGGGGATGAGGTCGTGCTAATCGGCCGGCAAGGACAGGACGCCATCAGCGCGGCCGACGTGGCAGATTGGACAGGAACGATCCCCTACGAAGTGCTCTGTGCCATTGGCCCCCGCGTGCCTCGTGTCTATCAGCACGAGGCTGCGGCGCCATCCCGCTCGATTCGTATCGGTTAG
- a CDS encoding Fe(2+)-trafficking protein: MADVACITCGQTGEAITAPLFLGKLETEIKAKVCTSCWKKWEGMRVMVINEYQVNLGDESGRELVRKQMKAFLKLGEQADTSKIAENFRPQGQ; this comes from the coding sequence ATGGCAGACGTAGCATGCATTACCTGCGGACAAACCGGCGAAGCCATTACCGCCCCTCTCTTCCTTGGCAAACTCGAAACCGAAATTAAAGCCAAAGTCTGCACGAGCTGCTGGAAGAAATGGGAAGGAATGAGAGTGATGGTCATCAATGAGTACCAGGTCAACCTGGGCGACGAAAGCGGACGCGAGCTCGTGCGCAAACAGATGAAGGCCTTCCTGAAGCTGGGCGAGCAGGCGGATACGTCAAAGATTGCCGAAAACTTCCGGCCGCAGGGCCAATGA
- the pyrH gene encoding UMP kinase, with protein MSSAKYRRLLLKVSGEMLAGEQGYGIQPSILEGLAEEIASVVALDIQVAVVIGGGNIFRGLAASASGMERASADYMGMLATVMNALALQNALERLGIITRVQSAIEMRQLAEGYIRRRAIRHLEKKRVVIFAGGTGNPYFSTDTAAALRAMEIGAQVIMKGTKVDGIYDADPVKNPSAKKYTEIPFLSILNQNLKVMDATAISLCMDNQLPLIVFNLKEKGNFKRVALGEPIGTLVTTSPR; from the coding sequence ATGAGCTCTGCGAAATACCGGCGCCTCCTTCTGAAAGTCAGCGGGGAGATGTTGGCCGGTGAGCAGGGATATGGTATTCAGCCCTCCATCCTCGAAGGCTTGGCCGAAGAAATTGCCTCCGTCGTCGCGCTCGACATTCAAGTCGCCGTGGTGATCGGCGGAGGCAACATCTTCCGCGGCCTGGCCGCCAGCGCATCCGGCATGGAACGAGCGTCAGCCGACTACATGGGCATGCTGGCCACCGTCATGAACGCCCTGGCCCTTCAGAACGCCCTGGAACGCCTGGGCATCATTACCAGAGTGCAATCGGCGATTGAAATGCGCCAGCTCGCGGAAGGCTATATCCGCCGGCGGGCCATCCGGCATCTGGAGAAAAAGCGCGTCGTCATCTTCGCCGGCGGCACCGGCAATCCCTACTTCTCGACCGATACCGCCGCGGCCCTCCGCGCCATGGAAATCGGGGCGCAAGTCATCATGAAAGGGACCAAGGTTGACGGAATTTACGATGCCGATCCGGTGAAAAATCCGTCCGCCAAGAAATACACAGAGATCCCGTTCCTCTCCATTTTGAACCAGAACCTCAAGGTCATGGACGCTACGGCGATCAGCCTCTGCATGGACAACCAGCTGCCGCTGATCGTGTTCAATCTGAAAGAAAAAGGAAACTTCAAACGGGTTGCGCTCGGCGAACCGATCGGCACTTTGGTGACGACCAGCCCGCGCTAG
- a CDS encoding bifunctional nuclease family protein, translating to MITQMHVKGLMFDPYNNAYIVVLRDEDQAEMLPIWVGKSEASAISLALENVAPPRPMTHDFMKSFLDAYNAKVISTVITDLNEHTYFAKVHLMYEDSEYAIDSRPSDAIALAIRSDAPIFASDSVIRKQSSEELEQWLENLKPEDFGKLDS from the coding sequence ATGATTACCCAAATGCACGTAAAGGGGTTGATGTTCGACCCCTACAACAACGCCTATATAGTTGTCCTTCGCGATGAAGATCAGGCGGAGATGCTGCCGATTTGGGTTGGCAAGTCAGAGGCCAGCGCCATTAGCCTGGCGCTGGAAAATGTGGCGCCGCCACGTCCGATGACGCACGATTTCATGAAATCCTTTTTGGACGCCTATAACGCGAAAGTGATCAGCACCGTTATTACGGACTTGAACGAACATACCTATTTTGCCAAAGTCCATTTGATGTACGAAGATTCCGAATACGCCATCGATTCCAGGCCGAGTGACGCCATCGCGCTCGCCATCCGGTCCGATGCCCCGATTTTCGCCAGCGATTCGGTCATTCGCAAACAAAGCTCGGAAGAACTGGAGCAATGGCTGGAGAACCTCAAACCGGAAGATTTCGGCAAGCTGGACTCGTAG
- the frr gene encoding ribosome recycling factor, protein MSNAGPIHQKLTEKMDHALEHLKRDLAGLRTGRASVALLDGVRVDYYGTMTPLKQVSNISTPEARLITIQPWEPQLIKEIEKAISNSGLGVNPSNDGKLIRVPLPPLTEERRKELGKICKKHGEDAKVQIRGFRRDANEELKKLQKDSKLTEDELRKAEQDTQKLTDNYVQKIDDVIKKKEQEILEV, encoded by the coding sequence ATGTCCAACGCCGGCCCCATTCACCAGAAACTGACCGAAAAAATGGACCATGCCCTGGAACATCTGAAGCGTGATCTGGCGGGGCTGCGCACCGGCCGCGCCTCGGTGGCCCTCCTCGACGGCGTGCGGGTGGACTACTACGGCACCATGACCCCCCTCAAGCAAGTCTCGAACATTTCCACGCCGGAAGCCAGGCTCATCACGATCCAGCCGTGGGAGCCCCAGCTCATTAAAGAAATCGAAAAAGCGATCTCCAATTCTGGACTCGGCGTCAATCCCTCGAATGACGGCAAGCTGATCCGCGTCCCCCTCCCGCCGCTCACCGAAGAGCGCCGGAAAGAACTCGGCAAGATTTGCAAAAAGCACGGAGAGGACGCGAAGGTGCAAATCCGCGGATTTCGCCGGGACGCCAACGAAGAATTGAAGAAACTGCAGAAAGACAGCAAGCTGACCGAAGATGAGCTCCGGAAAGCGGAACAGGACACCCAGAAACTGACCGACAACTATGTGCAGAAAATCGACGACGTGATCAAGAAAAAGGAACAGGAAATCCTGGAGGTCTGA
- a CDS encoding bifunctional nuclease family protein: MTTTPHYSLDDLIPLTVNRVVEDSNTDTRIVVLTRPDETETFMIWVGAPEGDSIRRALDSTLPPRPMSHDLIKNFGEHFGIKTQRVILTDVKSSTYYATVYLENKGVERMIDARPSDAIALALRTHAPIYTTPDVWKRRSGQHLDAWLTKLDTKNIGTQEV, encoded by the coding sequence ATGACCACCACGCCACACTATTCTCTCGACGACCTGATCCCGCTCACGGTGAATCGCGTGGTCGAGGACTCCAATACCGACACGAGAATCGTGGTGCTCACGAGACCCGACGAAACCGAAACCTTCATGATCTGGGTCGGTGCACCGGAAGGCGACTCCATCCGCCGCGCCCTGGATTCGACACTCCCGCCGCGCCCGATGAGCCATGACTTGATCAAGAACTTCGGGGAGCACTTCGGCATCAAAACCCAGCGGGTCATCTTGACCGATGTGAAAAGCAGCACGTACTACGCGACCGTCTACCTGGAAAATAAAGGGGTCGAGCGGATGATCGACGCCCGGCCAAGCGATGCCATCGCGCTGGCCCTTCGGACCCACGCCCCCATCTACACGACACCGGATGTGTGGAAACGACGCAGCGGGCAACACCTAGATGCCTGGCTGACGAAGCTCGATACAAAAAATATCGGCACACAAGAAGTCTAG
- the tsf gene encoding translation elongation factor Ts: MAGSSQLVKELREKTGAGILDCQKALTENGNDIDKAVDYLRQKGLAAAAKKAGRETNQGLIHAYIHMGGKIGVLIEVNCETDFVARNEEFKAFVNDLALQIAAAKPSYVKREDIPADLVAKEKEIYEGQAKELGKPPAAWPKIVEGKLEKFYQESCLMEQSFIKDPAVTIKDLLSQKISKIGENMNIRRFTRYQLGEA, translated from the coding sequence ATGGCAGGATCAAGTCAGTTAGTGAAAGAACTCCGGGAAAAGACCGGCGCAGGCATTCTCGATTGCCAAAAAGCGCTCACAGAAAACGGCAACGATATCGATAAAGCCGTCGACTATCTCCGTCAAAAAGGCCTGGCCGCCGCCGCGAAGAAAGCCGGCCGGGAAACGAATCAGGGGTTGATCCACGCCTATATCCACATGGGCGGGAAAATCGGCGTGCTCATCGAGGTCAATTGCGAAACGGACTTCGTCGCGCGCAATGAGGAATTCAAAGCCTTTGTCAACGATCTGGCCCTCCAGATTGCCGCCGCCAAGCCGTCCTATGTGAAGCGTGAGGACATCCCCGCGGATCTCGTCGCAAAAGAGAAGGAGATCTACGAAGGACAGGCGAAGGAACTGGGGAAGCCCCCGGCGGCCTGGCCCAAAATCGTGGAAGGCAAATTGGAAAAGTTCTATCAGGAAAGCTGCCTGATGGAGCAGTCGTTCATCAAGGATCCCGCCGTCACCATCAAGGATCTGCTCTCGCAAAAGATCTCCAAGATTGGCGAGAACATGAACATCAGGCGTTTCACCCGCTATCAACTAGGCGAAGCATGA
- the argJ gene encoding bifunctional glutamate N-acetyltransferase/amino-acid acetyltransferase ArgJ, with product MTTSSHTTGVTAPQGFQAAGIHCGIKKPAILDLALLVSDVRGPIAGVFTKNQVAAAPVILDREHLKQRIGRAILVNSGNANACTGKPGMAAALTMAQLVAQRLDIPTHEVFVGSTGVIGRRLPIDCVKSGIPMLFAQLSARGGHKAAQAILTTDLRPKECAVRGTIGGRIVTIGGMAKGSGMIHPNMATMLGYLTTDAAIAPAALQRALASAVNESFNCISVDGDTSTNDTVLCLANGLAKNKTITYGTAAYRQFVALLTAVSQTLALSICRDGEGVTKVVKIAVDGAKTPADARQVAQTIATSNLVKTALFGEDANWGRVMGAIGRAGVPIEQSKVSVHFDNVLMVQRGMGVGLAAERRIAKVFKKKEFTIRVRLGQGSASSHMWTTDLSYDYVRINASYRS from the coding sequence ATGACGACATCCTCGCACACAACAGGCGTCACCGCGCCGCAAGGCTTTCAAGCCGCTGGCATTCATTGCGGAATCAAAAAACCTGCCATTCTTGACCTGGCGTTATTGGTGTCCGACGTACGCGGACCGATCGCCGGGGTCTTCACGAAAAACCAGGTGGCCGCCGCTCCAGTCATCCTCGATCGCGAGCATCTGAAGCAGCGCATCGGACGAGCCATTCTCGTCAACAGCGGCAATGCCAATGCCTGCACCGGAAAGCCGGGAATGGCCGCTGCGCTCACGATGGCCCAACTGGTGGCACAGCGACTGGACATCCCCACGCACGAAGTCTTTGTCGGATCGACCGGAGTCATTGGCCGGCGCCTGCCCATCGACTGCGTGAAGTCCGGCATTCCCATGCTCTTCGCTCAATTGAGCGCCAGAGGCGGGCACAAGGCGGCCCAGGCGATCCTGACAACCGACCTGCGCCCGAAAGAATGCGCAGTGCGCGGAACAATCGGCGGACGGATCGTGACGATCGGCGGCATGGCCAAAGGATCCGGCATGATTCATCCCAATATGGCCACGATGCTGGGCTATCTCACGACGGACGCCGCCATTGCGCCGGCGGCGCTCCAGCGAGCCTTAGCATCCGCCGTCAACGAATCGTTCAATTGCATCAGCGTCGACGGCGACACCAGCACCAACGACACCGTGCTCTGCCTGGCCAATGGCCTGGCGAAAAATAAGACGATTACCTACGGCACAGCAGCCTATCGGCAGTTTGTCGCCCTGTTGACAGCCGTGTCTCAGACCCTGGCCCTCTCCATTTGCCGCGACGGAGAAGGGGTCACCAAAGTCGTCAAAATCGCGGTCGACGGGGCCAAAACACCAGCGGACGCCAGGCAGGTGGCGCAAACCATCGCCACATCCAATCTGGTGAAGACCGCCCTCTTCGGCGAAGATGCCAACTGGGGGCGGGTCATGGGTGCTATCGGCCGGGCCGGTGTTCCGATTGAGCAGAGCAAAGTCAGCGTCCATTTTGACAATGTCCTCATGGTGCAGCGAGGCATGGGCGTGGGCCTGGCCGCCGAACGGCGCATTGCCAAGGTCTTCAAGAAGAAGGAATTCACCATTCGTGTGCGGCTGGGACAGGGTTCCGCCTCATCCCACATGTGGACCACCGACCTGTCCTACGACTATGTCAGGATCAACGCAAGCTATCGATCCTAA
- the rpsB gene encoding 30S ribosomal protein S2: MGVVAIKELLEAGVHFGHQTNRWNPKMKRFLFGERNGIYIIDLQQTLTRMEQAYAFVRDTVAAGESVLFVGTKRQAAEILEEEAKRANMFFVNQRWLGGMLTNFKTIRLSIEKMKKMEAILANPSEHGLKKKEILLMQKDIVKLQKYLSGIKTMRGVPGAVFILDTRIEHIAVQEATRLGIPVIAILDSNCDPDHITYPIPGNDDAIRSIKLITSKIADACIEGAHLKSQREEADFQAAPAGADKQAALSAQGAPAS, translated from the coding sequence ATGGGAGTGGTCGCGATTAAGGAATTATTGGAAGCAGGGGTGCACTTCGGACACCAGACGAACCGGTGGAATCCGAAGATGAAGCGCTTTCTCTTCGGCGAACGCAACGGGATCTACATCATCGACTTGCAGCAGACGCTGACGCGGATGGAGCAAGCCTATGCCTTCGTCCGGGATACCGTCGCCGCAGGCGAATCCGTCCTCTTTGTCGGCACCAAGCGGCAGGCCGCTGAAATTCTTGAAGAAGAAGCCAAGCGCGCCAACATGTTTTTCGTGAACCAGCGGTGGCTGGGCGGCATGCTGACGAACTTCAAGACCATTCGGCTCAGCATCGAAAAAATGAAGAAGATGGAAGCCATCCTGGCGAACCCCAGCGAGCACGGCCTGAAGAAGAAGGAAATCCTTCTGATGCAGAAGGACATCGTCAAGCTGCAAAAGTATCTGTCGGGCATTAAGACCATGCGGGGCGTCCCCGGCGCCGTGTTCATCCTCGATACGAGAATCGAGCACATCGCGGTTCAGGAAGCGACCCGCTTGGGCATTCCGGTCATCGCTATCCTGGACAGCAACTGCGATCCCGATCACATCACCTACCCGATTCCCGGGAACGATGACGCCATTCGCTCGATCAAGCTCATCACGTCAAAAATTGCGGACGCCTGCATCGAGGGCGCGCATCTGAAGTCGCAGCGGGAAGAAGCCGATTTCCAGGCCGCGCCGGCAGGAGCCGACAAGCAGGCGGCCTTGAGCGCACAGGGTGCCCCCGCATCCTAA
- the rplM gene encoding 50S ribosomal protein L13 — protein MMTYLEKPADVKEQWHLVNAEGHTLGRLAAKVASILRGKHRPTFTPNVDMGDHVVIINAEKVHLTGNKMEDKLYIHHSGFPGGLKTTTAKHLFQKDPTELLVRAIEGMLPKNPLGNHMAKKLRVYAGPNHPHQAQDPKLITL, from the coding sequence ATGATGACCTATCTCGAAAAACCAGCCGACGTCAAAGAACAGTGGCACCTCGTCAATGCCGAAGGCCACACATTGGGACGCCTGGCGGCCAAGGTTGCCAGCATTCTCAGAGGAAAGCACCGCCCCACCTTCACGCCGAATGTGGATATGGGCGACCATGTCGTCATCATCAATGCCGAAAAGGTGCATCTAACCGGCAATAAGATGGAAGACAAGCTGTACATCCATCACTCCGGATTTCCGGGCGGACTGAAGACAACCACGGCCAAGCATCTTTTCCAAAAAGACCCGACGGAATTGCTGGTCCGGGCGATCGAGGGCATGCTCCCGAAGAATCCCCTGGGCAACCATATGGCCAAGAAACTCCGTGTCTATGCGGGCCCCAACCACCCGCACCAGGCTCAAGATCCCAAACTTATTACTCTCTAG
- a CDS encoding sulfurtransferase TusA family protein — protein sequence MDELRQSELASTSDAELDLRGVICPYNFVKTKLKLETMSEGQVLSVLLDDGDPIRNVPRSVENEGHTVLIQERVEQAFRVLIRREETD from the coding sequence ATGGATGAGCTACGGCAATCGGAATTGGCGTCAACGTCGGATGCTGAGCTTGATCTGCGTGGGGTGATTTGTCCCTATAATTTCGTCAAGACAAAGCTCAAGCTGGAAACGATGAGTGAGGGGCAAGTGTTGTCGGTCTTGCTCGACGATGGAGATCCCATCAGGAATGTTCCGCGAAGCGTGGAGAATGAGGGGCACACGGTGCTCATTCAAGAGCGCGTTGAGCAGGCATTTCGAGTACTGATTCGCCGGGAGGAGACCGACTAG